From Punica granatum isolate Tunisia-2019 chromosome 1, ASM765513v2, whole genome shotgun sequence:
TATCCAGCGAAGCCTCGGAAGTATTGAAAACGACTGCAACGATTATAGTTGGCACGATTGCTAGACTCCTTGAAATGGTCGACCTGAGCCACTTCTTGATACGGAGATTGAGAAACCCTCCCATTATAAACTGTCCTGCATATGTGCCCGTGATCGTACTACTCTGACCCGCTGCTAATAATCCGACCCCCCAGATATAGAGTATTGGAAAGAATCCTCCCCCATACTTCTTCTGAAGGTAATGTCCTGCATTTGCAAGGCCAATGCTCTGGGCCTCCTCGGAACCATAGAAGCCCTTGGCAAAGACTGATGTGACAAGGAGATTGATGGTGAACATGACCACAAGGGCAATGGAAGAATCAATGTTGTAGTAGTTCAAGGCCTCCTGGATACGGCCCTTGCTCTGGTGATCGACCTCTCGGGACTGTACAAGAGCCGAGTGGAGGAACACATTGTGTGGGGTTATGACGCAGCCCACAACTCCCACGGCTTGACGAATCGTCTTTGAGCTCAGTCGAGGGATGAGAAGTCCTGTGGCATAGAGTTTTATCCATTCCATCAAGGAGAATTGCCTTGAAGATTTAATGTACTATTCTGAAAGTAGAAGATTGAGTAAGCGGAGTTGCTATTATTATATGTACCCGTTAGCAGCTCTGTTCCACTGGGCTTTGTGTCCGCGAACATACCAGCAAAGGTTAATGCCATGGTAGAGATGAGGACGGCGAACACGGCTTCCAACTTTCTCACTCCATAGTTCTCTAGGAATAAAAACATGAAACTATTCACTAAAAGAGGAACCAATAAGCTAGTTTTCGGATCAAATGAAACCACAAAAAATGCATGACTTCATCATAAACAAGAACTGCATTCACTATGAGGTGAAAAAATCTACAATGCTAGAGATTCTTCGACATACAAGTATCTCGAAAGTATCCTTAACTTGAATAATCAGATCGATTGATCTCATGGTTCTGATATGTTTGTTTGCATTGGCCAGATTCACCGCAAGTAAGACTTGGAAATGAAATTCACGCCATGCAGTTCGATCCGAATCTAATCGGGCCAGATTTTATCTAATGGAAGGATCAAACTGGGAGAATCATTAGAGAGATAGCCACGTGCACTTACCAATCAAAAGCGGTGATCACCACCCCGGCCCAGAGCGGGACCGCCCCATGGCTGAGGACCCAGATGCCGATCGCGCTCCCGATCACCTCCTGTATGTCGGCGGCAATGAGGGTCACCTCCGCCATTGCCCACAGCACGAGGCGGGCCCAGTTGGGATACTCCTCCCTGCACAGCTCGGCAAGGTGGCGGCCCGTCACGACCCCGAGCCTCGCCGAAAGCATCTGCAGCAGCAGCCCCATGAGGGTAGCCCACAGAAGGAGCCACAGCAGCGAGTAGCCCGCAATGGCGCCCGCCTGCAGGTCCCCTTCCAGGTTCCCCGGGTTGAGGAACGCGATGCTCATGAGGAACCCGGGGCCAGTGAACAGCCACAGCTTCTTCCACGAGAAGGGCGGGGCGACGTCGGGGTCGGGGTCGGGGTCGAGGTCCGGGTCCCGCCTtggggaagaggaagccggCGATGAGGGGAGGAGCTGGTTGGCTTCATCTTCCTCGTTCCTCTTGCGGGGTTTCTTGATATTGGCCTCTGCGATCGGTAAAGGAACGTAACTCATTGTGGGATTTGAGAAAGGCGCGAGCTTTTCTTGTTTGATGCAAGGCAATGTGGCTGCTTTGTAGGATTACGATCAGACAAATGGAGGGATGATAGCGGACGCTCTGCGAAACCCGCAACCCATTTCCTTCTTTGTCTGCAGCTAGCTGAAATCACAGGGCAGCTTCTGTCAGTGATATGTTCAAGATTCggatttatgtatttgaataattttttttatgataataaaatttattttattattagtaagttatctatatttttttagaataaagtctttaaaatattttaaatgatttattcttaaagagttaagaatatggctccgtttggtttcgcagttaaaatcacaaaaattttaactttaactttaactcaacacactatacaacaaaaatatacatacaaaaattttaactttaactttaacttaatacactacacaacaaaaatatacatttcccaagtcaaaaattttaactttaactttaactcaacacactacacaatcatttgtcatttttcacaatgaAAATCatagttactttaactctgaaaccaaacgcaccatgaatatctttaaactgttcacgatGGTAGGAGACTTAACCGAACATTATTTCTCCCTATAAATTGTCACCTATATCTAtatccatgattagtatatttattataaatataagttTGTATTGTTCTTTGAAATATCTTagtattctatatatatatatatatatgtaataagaATTTATTAGAATTTACAGAGATATTGGTCTTAGTCTTCAAATTATCttatagtgtgtttggttttagagttaagtagagttgagttctaattttaattgggttgtaatgattgtgttgttaaattatgagaaaacgtatgaaaaagtaatgaatagataaaagaatttagtattaaaaattgaattgaattgttaaagaattgaagaaaatgaaaaaaaaaataattgtgttgttaatttttgttaattttttttacaccacgtttggtttcgcaatcaaatttttaaaaatttaactctaactttaattctactcactacacaacaaaaatcaacaacacaattattactttcttcttgttcttcaattttttttaaccattcaattcaatttttaatattaaattcccttaattatcaattacttttttcacaattcaacaatacaatcattattttctcttaattattcattactttttcacattttttctcataattcaataatacaatcattacaacacAAACAACTATtagtcttctttatatatgtaattataattgaaaagaaaaataatatgacgTACGTAAAACGagttttttataattaattatgtatttCATTCATTTGACATTGttaaaataacattttttataattaattatgtatttCATTCATTTGACATTGTTAAAATAACattcttttataattaattatgtatttCATTCATTTGACATTGTTAAAATAACATTTTGATATAAAAGTACATTTGATATGAACCACATACATATCAAAACGCACACTTTCGAATGCGAGGAATGTCAAAATTACAACATTAGATCTTGACACTATTATCGCTATGATTTGACGAACTTACTTCATATGGAAAGTTGTATAATGTAGTGCTTGCAATTtatcaatataaattataaaatgatagcaattagtattttcatatttaaattcttataataaaatttaatttataaaatccaTGCAACGCTCGGATTAAATAaccagtatatatatatatatatatatatactagaacTTATACATACAATCTtcattttagaaatatatatctagAGAGAGTTAAATGCACTTTCTTCCCGAACTATGGGATGAAATTAGGTTTGTCTGTTGATCTTCAAAATTTGGCAGATAACCCCCCAACCTAACCAAATAATAAGAAAGTTTTAGGGCGGTTTcactcctatatggagaatggtgaggaCCACATGGAAAATGTTGGAGGTAATTtcacatggaaaagttgagaggaaatccataagtttataagagacaATGGTCGAGCAACCTATTGGCTTAACCTTTTGAGTTGCGGATAGACCCAAGTCCGAAGTAGGCCTGTAGATTTTTtctaacaagtggtatcagagctcaAAGTAACGATCCTAGGAAAGCGCACACGCATATgcgtggaaacccacaccACACTAAGGCCTAAGTGTGGAACTCATGGCGAGTAAAGGGCCTAACAATTGGATATCCAAGTCCGGAAGTGGAAGCCCGGCTTGAAGTTAGTTGTGTTCAATGTGTTGCTTGCCATCGTATCACGGGGATTACGAtgaagtcctccatatagttGAGAAGGGGTATAATTGTTGGGGTGATTTCACTcttatatggagaatggtaaGGGCCAGTGCCGaaagtaatcccacatggaaaataTTGGAGGTAATCCTACATGAAAAAATTCAGAGAAAATCCATAAGTTTATAATAGACAATAGTCTAGCAACTTATTAGGTTAAACTTTTGAGTTGCGGATAGATTCAAGTTCGAAGTAAGCCTGTGGATTTTTCCTAACAGCAAGGTGCCTCTTAGATCACATTCCGACAACATTTCCGGCCAAAACATGTCATATGCTGCTCATACGTTAATTTGgagagggcaaaattgtcacaAGCGAATAGTTtatccaaaaataaattttgcaaAAATTAAGGCATTAACATGCTCGACTTTCTTGGACATTCAATCTTTGCGAAAACCATTGTTGTCGGGTAAGCTAATTGAAGGCGATAAAAATTCCATTAGTCCTGCCGCATGCCTTTTTACGGTCTTAGAATGATCCCCTGTACTCCTGTTGTTTAATTTGAGCCCATACATGTAGGTGCAACTCTGAAATTGCATTATTTACATCTGTTCTAAAACGATGGATgtttgatattattattatattgtatcatcccccctccccctcccaCAAATCTGGTTGAGAATTATCCTTTTGATGAAAGAAGTCTCCCATTTTGTTCCTTTTTATTGTTTTGGTCATTAGTGAACTTATGGTCCAATAACTACCTACCCATCTCAATTCTTGATAACACAATCGGGTATTGTGATCTGCGAACATTGGAGTCCACTGAATGGgcggatgatgatgatgataggTGCAATAATTTATGCAAACTTTCAAGTGTTGATAATTTCTTGTCTTAAGACAATGTTGCATATCCAAATTGGCATGTGAGCAGCAAGTGACATCTTTTTATTGGAAATGTTGCCGGAACATGATTTAGGAGTCACCTCGCTTATTATCAAGTTAAGTCAGGGGATATTTTAAAGGTCGGGGCAAACCCAATTCTATCCCATAGTTTGGGCAGCAGAGAGCTTTtaactttctctctctatatatatgtgtatatttgCAGTGTATATCATATTAAGAATTAGACTACTATTgctgattatatatatgcactaTATATCGTATAGTGGAATTtacacttttattttttgagataaaaatttcatcatattggaatttttatatttgacaagaaattttcttttgaaagtGAAAATTTCCTTATTAATATGTATGACATTTGTAGGTACATGTTCATTCGATATGTTAACGGTAATATCTTACATTAATTTGGTCAATTTGCAAGACTTCACCAGTATTTTATTAGGCTTCGTGAGGTTTTCTTGAAATCCATGATCCTCAATTTCATGTATCTTTTTCATAAAAGTAATTTGTTTAGAATGTTATCTTATTAATTGGATGTTAATTTGTTTCATGAGTTTATTATTGCTTAGAACTATTATATTTGCATGAACGTTTTtctttatcatttatttttaatctatACCTCAATTAATTTTGAAGTGGTATAGTGGTTtatcatatattaaaataattgggataaaaagaaataacgAAATTATAAATTTCGATATGATTTTCCTTAATAAAGAGGTATACTTTGCGTGCTTGACTATGTATTTTactaatcaaaattaaattattactaATTTATTGTTTCTAACGAAATTAGCATTCATTGATGCATGTAAGTATAATAAAGTCTCAAATTGATCTATTTCGAGCCTTACTTTGAAAAGAAGCTTACacacaattaataatttcaagatataaggggccgtttggattcagagttaaagttactttaattttgattttaattttgattgtgaaaaaggacaaatgagatgtgattataaatttgacttgggaaacgtgtgtttttgttgtgttaaaattaaagttaaaatttttgaattgggaaatgtgtatttttattgtgtagtgtgttgagttaaagttaaagttaaagttaaaatcaacgaactctgaatccaaacgagGCTTACACTCTCATCTAAATTTCATCATGTTGATATTGAAGTAAAGATATTATTTCTGCTTAATCAatgtgaatatttttttttgtaatttattgaaaTCCTTAACATAATTCTTTCGATTTTAACTAAATTCTATTAATACATAACGTGTAAAATTATTCGATTGCGCCCTTACAATTCACGGATTAATAACTTGTTCCAATGAAACAGTGAAGGGGAAGAAGGGAAATTCCTTTTCCTCCGAACATTCTCGGAGGATGTTCCTCCGAACAGCCGTGATTTAAAAATTGCCCCTACTTTATTGATAATTACATAAATACCATTTCAGAGAGGATTCGTCTAAGCCGATTCGGAAGGTGCAGCATCACCCTTGGAAGAATTCATTTCTTGTCGAAACGGGGCTCTGGAGGACGTGTCAGCTTGCCATTGGCCAGGACTAACCAATTTGCCATCGAATAAATACAGCGGCTGCAGTAGTCCTTCCCTCACTCTATCGACTCCCCTTCTCGCGCCGTTCCGACAGCCTTTCCGTCAAGTCGGCAAAACACGGATTTGTCAAATCACCGGCAAAGCACAGAAGAGCCACACGTGTGGATCGGCGGCGGGGCTACCACCATGAGCACCCAATCTGACGGATCCAAAGGGGACGAGAAGGACGAGGAGGCCAGCCAGCTGCTGCCAACCCGGACTCCCTCCGACGGCGGATCCGATGACGAGGAGGCCGCATTTGAATCCAGAGAGAAGATCTCGATCGTCCACACGGACGCCTTGGACGTAACCGACGACGGCGCCACCGTCCTCCCTTTCTCGTGGAAGAAGCTATGGCTGTTCACCGGGCCGGGTTTTCTGATGAGCGTGGGGTTTCTGGATCCGGGGAATCTGGAAGGGGACCTCCAATCGGGAGCAATCGCGGGGTACTCGCTGCTATGGCTGCTAGCCTGGGCCACCGTCATGGGGCTGCTGATCCAGATGCTCTCGGCCAGGGCCGGCGTGGCCACCGGTCGCCATCTGGCCGAGTTGTGCAGGGAGGAGTACCCGAAATGGGCGAGGCTGGTGCTCTGGTTCATGGCGGAGCTGGCCCTGATTGGGGCCGATATACAGGAGGTGATTGGGAGTGCAATTGCGATCCAGATATTGAGCAATGGCGTGTTGCCCGTCTGGGCTGGGGTCCTCATCACGGCATCAGACAGGTAGGTCTAACATTTGCAGCTGCCTAGGATGCTGCTCGTCTTTGCTGCCCCGTTCCGTTTCTCACCAAATTACTACTTCTAATTCATGCAATTCAATCGAAGTGTCTATGACCATTCTCATGTCCTGGACAACCTGGGATTAATAGATGTTTTCCCCTTCCAAAGTTACCGGCTTTATGCAGTTCCAAATCGAGAGAGTACAAGTACTGTCCTTTAGGCCATTAAAGAGTCTTTCTGATGTTTGTTTTTATACTTTTGTCTTGACtgtttttgttcttttatgtGAACAGTTTCTTATTATTGTTTCTTGAGAACTACGGAGTGAGGAAATTGGAAGCTGTTTTTGCAGTTCTCATTGGGACCATGGC
This genomic window contains:
- the LOC116196830 gene encoding metal transporter Nramp2-like; amino-acid sequence: MSYVPLPIAEANIKKPRKRNEEDEANQLLPSSPASSSPRRDPDLDPDPDPDVAPPFSWKKLWLFTGPGFLMSIAFLNPGNLEGDLQAGAIAGYSLLWLLLWATLMGLLLQMLSARLGVVTGRHLAELCREEYPNWARLVLWAMAEVTLIAADIQEVIGSAIGIWVLSHGAVPLWAGVVITAFDCFMFLFLENYGVRKLEAVFAVLISTMALTFAGMFADTKPSGTELLTGLLIPRLSSKTIRQAVGVVGCVITPHNVFLHSALVQSREVDHQSKGRIQEALNYYNIDSSIALVVMFTINLLVTSVFAKGFYGSEEAQSIGLANAGHYLQKKYGGGFFPILYIWGVGLLAAGQSSTITGTYAGQFIMGGFLNLRIKKWLRSTISRSLAIVPTIIVAVVFNTSEASLDILNEWLNLLQCIQIPFALIPLLTMVSKEQLMGSFTIGPLLQRVAWTVAAILIMINGYLLLDFFISEVKGLLVGFIVCAFTTAYVAFIVYLLQYGNVLYSKWINSVSSKFSRSRS